One region of Eupeodes corollae chromosome 1, idEupCoro1.1, whole genome shotgun sequence genomic DNA includes:
- the LOC129954125 gene encoding protein tincar, with product MSITGSLVGYENNNEVANSKKSSSTSSRSILNTSAGSMAKTCPSLNSSINNSVITTTSSNLSHHNAKYPNSKRKPTKYQQQHQQQAPPYGKDHKNYLHLNSLWSIWYGILLTLFQGYLAVHGAYRFLGCSLIQWKIEPVAELNLQIVLCGVVFILLPLFFTSAVFKVGNLANDGIKLACLTEKRCSLSPHDGLVEEAQGGTLRALWTHGGPTAAFIHILIAMCLLLPRLLLEARIIENGLLPRENIWQTELDFIAINRRNLVVLSVISSPYQNISEEEVYNDTLFIANNNKLYESNEEQYRIAYPKSAFFEVPDLLEANNSNESNEEDLDKMRSTMPMSASTTTTVTNKQSTIKTTPTTTTSTTTTTLTTLIIPTTTKGATTTTKSTSPAAVGHTRASHRRNGNRQHRNRSHRKHSPKTEESRTSRSEETYRELELRHSKTIDFNRLEDLEMVTVFENPSVGKSLIPTTSRKRPNSVEEELEYGGSRQPTTTTTRQTTTTLKDSNIHIVKPEKLPEIIPATPLASNSKIFEIKTKSKKVKRMADDELQVEIEPEYLIGEPPLNESTDIVGIGVGVGIVDGGATAPGLMRLDGFSGMLQTFFGIEKEIDVTVFSHPPSAEFMNLVVALLVWSVRYPAVFWSTTKPFATIFSIQMVASSLEIIFSFIGISNLYKLQIFSEAMPVHNPGLILNAVVTLSLFILATILVLSSSMIMYLYGHGRLAAKMRDRSLITMKTSETWIYFAHCASLCFVLALAVVKAPLLNDLSATYRNNLHCPTFISALMSVVHILLWIVIWLGLTAKRRWSFKLPPIEHFGITKGATQPLLISTRNSNASVVGMEHKGAISTTSSTDGVEDIYWPKLTPSSPKLKVTFNEVTSTCDDGDEQDGKRHSPRGATLCIAGVTGEIDDGDYATLRSASTVAGGSIKILHLSEYDELPPPPPLLMPPPPPPHVEYLDDNTSEEGKLLACVRDDSVTYASTRDLEPPHPHSHAQPPPLSNATSPSGIAPQAQPENMQLSSSPEHLISPLAPVTVTLHTSEAHIASSSTPRCLRRADSGVPNEALTPRSDTTSTTESTTSPPERAPSESSSGVHSGEEREEVVIRPRAASKPPPKPPQPPIAEEPYGRSTNMRMSSFNNDTNGNGSCNSLNSKSNSATLPLQRTMPEQKIDYSHCSTMPLPMGCHSQASLQYRPQGYSPQTVMSSMGVVAAKQHVSHTTLPNGVRYSNPHFLRRIPHITKAESPYGHLGLGAGHHTFSKLLQDPMQIHSLVNTSIPEDRDSANYSMSSDQDCLYATTTHHHHSHQHQHAN from the exons gTTGTTCTCTTATCCAATGGAAAATAGAACCAGTAGCTGAACTTAATTTGCAAATTGTCCTCTGTGGAGTGGTTTTTATATTATTGCCTCTGTTCTTCACATCAGCAGTTTTCAAA GTGGGCAACTTGGCCAACGATGGAATCAAACTGGCCTGTCTGACGGAAAAGAGATGTTCCTTATCGCCGCATGACGGCCTGGTCGAGGAAGCCCAAGGTGGCACTTTACGAGCTCTCTGGACTCATGGCGGTCCAACAGCGGCCTTTATCCACATACTGATTGCTATGTGTCTTTTGCTGCCCCGGCTTCTATTGGAGGCGAGAATAATTGAAAACGGACTCCTTCCACGAG AAAACATCTGGCAAACCGAACTGGATTTTATAGCCATAAATCGAAGGAATCTTGTTGTTCTTTCGGTTATATCGTCACCATATCAAAACATATCAGAGGAGGAAGTCTACAATGACACGCTCTTCATAGCAAATAACAACAAGCTATATGAAAGTAATGAAGAACAATACAGAATAGCATATCCAAAGTCAGCCTTCTTCGAAGTGCCTGACCTACTTGAAGCAAACAATAGTAATGAGAGCAATGAAGAGGACCTGGACAAGATGCGCTCAACAATGCCAATGAGTGCCTCCACCACAACCACTGTGACAAATAAACAATCGACCATCAAAACGACACCAACAACGACGACTTCGACAACTACCACGACTTTAACAACGCTAATTATTCCAACAACTACCAAGGGAGCAACTACCACCACCAAGTCGACATCACCTGCGGCGGTTGGCCACACCAGAGCATCGCACCGGCGAAATGGCAATAGACAGCACAGGAATAGGTCACATAGAAAACATTCCCCAAAGACCGAAGAATCCCGCACATCGCGTTCCGAAGAGACCTACAGGGAACTCGAATTGCGCCACTCAAAGACTATTGATTTTAATCGCCTTGAAGATTTGGAAATGGTAACCGTATTCGAAAACCCCTCAGTGGGAAAGTCTTTGATACCCACCACGTCAAGAAAACGACCAAATAGCGTTGAAGAAGAGCTGGAATACGGGGGCAGCAGACAACCCACAACCACCACAACCAGGCAAACAACCACCACACTAAAAGACAGCAACATCCACATTGTGAAACCAGAAAAACTACCTGAAATCATTCCGGCAACACCGCTTGCATCCAATTCGAAGATCttcgaaatcaaaacaaaatccaaaaaagtcAAACGCATGGCAGATGATGAATTGCAAGTTGAGATCGAGCCAGAGTACTTGATTGGGGAGCCGCCGCTAAATGAGTCCACTGACATCGTTGGCATCGGTGTTGGTGTTGGAATCGTTGATGGCGGTGCAACAGCACCTGGTCTTATGCGGCTTGATGGCTTCTCGGGAATGCTAcaaaccttttttggcatcgaGAAAGAGATCGATGTCACGGTCTTTTCCCATCCGCCAAGTGCAGAATTTATGAATCTGGTTGTGGCGCTGCTTGTTTGGTCTGTTCGCTATCCCGCCGTCTTCTGGTCAACGACTAAACCATTTGCTACCATATTTAGCATTCAAATGGTTGCCTCGTCCTTAGAGATTATTTTCAGCTTTATCGGAATATCAAACCTgtataaattgcaaatattCAGCGAGGCTATGCCAGTCCATAATCCCGGTTTAATACTAAATGCAGTTGTGACGCTATCCCTTTTCATATTGGCCACCATTTTAGTGCTCTCTTCCTCGATGATCATGTACTTATATGGGCATGGTAGGTTGGCAGCAAAAATGCGCGATCGTTCCTTAATCACGATGAAGACAAGTGAGACGTGGATATACTTTGCACATTGTGCTTCGTTGTGTTTTGTTCTGGCTTTGGCAGTGGTCAAGGCACCGCTGCTTAATGACTTAAGTGCTACCTACAGAAATAACTTGCACTGTCCGACTTTTATTTCGG cACTGATGTCTGTTGTCCACATTCTACTATGGATAGTAATTTGGCTTGGACTAACAGCCAAACGACGTTGGAGCTTCAAACTACCACCCATTGAGCATTTTGGCATCACAAAAGGTGCTACCCAACCACTTTTAATTTCAACTCGCAATAGCAACGCCAGTGTGGTGGGGATGGAACATAAAGGTGCAATTAGTACCACATCCAGCACGGACGGTGTGGAGGACATCTATTGGCCCAAATTGACACCAAGCTCCccaaaattaaaagtaacatTCAATGAAGTAACGAGTACGTGTGACGATGGTGACGAACAAGATGGCAAGCG cCATTCGCCCCGTGGAGCCACGCTATGTATTGCCGGTGTTACGGGGGAAATTGATGACGGAGACTATGCCACATTAAGAAGTGCATCAACAGTGGCCGGTGGCAGTATTAAAATACTCCACTTAAGTGAATACGATGAACTTCCTCCACCTCCGCCACTGCTGATGCCACCACCCCCACCCCCACATGTAGAGTACTTGGACGATAATACCTCAGAGGAAGGAAAACTTTTGGCTTGTGTTCGTGATGATAGTGTTACTTATGCATCTACAAGAGATTTGGAGCCACCACATCCTCATTCACATGCACAGCCGCCACCTCTTTCAAATGCAACATCACCCAGTGGAATTGCCCCGCAAGCTCAACCTGAAAATATGCAACTATCTTCATCACCGGAGCATTTGATTAGTCCTTTAGCTCCAGTTACAGTAACTTTACACACCAGCGAAGCACat atTGCATCCAGTTCTACTCCACGATGTCTCAGACGAGCAGATTCCGGTGTACCCAACGAAGCATTAACACCACGTAGCGATACAACTTCGACAACAGAAAGCACAACATCTCCACCAGAACGTGCACCATCTGAATCCTCGAGTGGTGTACATTCCGGTGAAGAACGTGAAGAAGTTGTTATCCGTCCACGTGCTGCAAGCAAACCACCACCAAAACCACCCCAACCACCAATTGCTGAAGAGCCTTACGGTCGCTCCACTAACATGCGAATGTCCAGCTTCAATAACGACACAAACGGTAATGGTAGCTGCAACAGCCTAAACAGCAAATCCAATAGTGCTACCCTCCCGCTCCAAAGAACAATGCCCGAGCAAAAAATCGATTATTCACACTGCAGTACGATGCCACTGCCAATGGGGTGTCACAGTCAAGCGTCATTACAATACAGACCCCAAGGTTACTCACCCCAAACGGTAATGTCTTCAATGGGAGTAGTCGCAGCTAAGCAACATGTATCACATACAACATTACCGAATGGTGTACGTTACTCTAATCCACACTTCCTACGACGCATCCCTCACATTACAAAAGCCGAATCTCCATACGGGCATTTGGGACTGGGGGCTGGCCATCATACATTTTCGAAGCTGCTCCAAGACCCAATGCAAATTCATAGTCTAGTTAACACATCCATTCCGGAAGACAGAGATTCGGCCAACTATTCGATGTCCTCTGATCAGGATTGTCTGTATGCAACGACGACACACCATCATCATTCTCACCAGCACCAACATGCAAACTGA